One window from the genome of Flavobacterium agricola encodes:
- a CDS encoding DUF2851 family protein, with product MKEDFLHYIWKFKLLDATNLKTTTNVPVEVLNFGTFTGNQGPDFFNALLKIDGQIWAGNIEMHLKSSDWYAHQHQNDTNYNNVILHVVWEHDVDVFYPDNKPIPVLVLQQYVAPQLLEKYNTIKQSVSFIPCQNQIHTVPNHIWTFYKERLFFERLEDKATGLQHYITISQSNWEHVLFIALCKGFGLNTNKDAFEQMALRIPFSVFLKVRQNSLELEALFFGMLNLLTENPASAYEAELVKTFTYLKHKYKLTPLSFAPSFYKHRPDNFPTIRISQLAHLFAQHQHLFDAVLSAQSAADYEQVFITKTSPFWETHYTFQSESKHKIKPTTKPFVQLLLINIIIPLLYSYNKNINKDNIEDLMHLMNFLPPENNNTIKNFNILHIKAQSAFDSQVLLQLKNKYCDAFQCLHCAVGKFLIS from the coding sequence ATGAAAGAAGATTTTTTGCATTACATCTGGAAGTTTAAATTGCTTGATGCAACCAATTTAAAAACGACAACAAACGTTCCTGTTGAAGTCCTGAATTTCGGAACTTTTACCGGCAACCAAGGCCCCGATTTTTTTAATGCTTTGCTTAAAATTGATGGACAAATTTGGGCCGGAAATATAGAAATGCACCTCAAATCTTCAGATTGGTACGCGCATCAACACCAAAACGATACAAATTATAACAATGTTATTTTACATGTAGTTTGGGAACATGATGTTGATGTTTTTTACCCCGATAACAAACCCATTCCGGTTCTGGTTTTGCAACAATATGTTGCACCGCAGTTGCTCGAAAAATATAATACCATAAAACAGTCCGTTTCCTTTATTCCGTGTCAAAATCAAATTCATACTGTGCCCAATCATATTTGGACGTTTTATAAAGAACGTTTGTTTTTTGAACGATTAGAAGATAAAGCAACCGGATTGCAACATTACATTACAATTTCGCAATCCAATTGGGAGCACGTGTTGTTTATTGCCCTTTGTAAAGGTTTTGGCCTAAATACCAATAAAGATGCGTTTGAGCAAATGGCGCTGCGTATTCCTTTTTCTGTATTTTTAAAAGTACGACAAAATAGCTTGGAGCTAGAAGCTTTGTTTTTTGGAATGTTAAATTTGCTTACCGAAAACCCTGCATCAGCTTACGAAGCTGAACTTGTTAAAACATTTACATATTTAAAACATAAATATAAATTAACTCCTTTATCTTTTGCTCCAAGTTTTTATAAGCACCGTCCAGATAATTTTCCTACCATCCGAATTTCTCAATTAGCGCATTTGTTTGCCCAACATCAACATTTGTTTGATGCTGTATTATCTGCGCAATCGGCTGCAGATTATGAGCAAGTTTTTATCACAAAAACATCACCTTTTTGGGAAACCCATTATACGTTTCAATCCGAAAGCAAACACAAAATAAAACCTACAACTAAACCATTTGTTCAACTTTTGTTGATTAATATCATAATTCCTTTGCTTTATTCTTATAATAAAAATATAAATAAAGATAATATTGAAGATTTAATGCATTTAATGAATTTTTTACCTCCAGAAAATAACAATACAATAAAAAATTTTAATATATTGCATATCAAGGCACAATCGGCGTTCGATTCGCAAGTTTTATTACAACTTAAAAATAAGTACTGCGATGCTTTTCAATGTTTACATTGT
- a CDS encoding helix-turn-helix transcriptional regulator — protein sequence MSNKIRFFQRYFFIIDLLNRRKLNVQELVDQIAENFKDYSSSYSSRTLSRDLSDIKEIFGFEISFNRSGKYYEIEKGFHDDEDQKKHKLLESLQLFQLASNHNQYKDILVFEQRKFEGFHYIADILTAIRDSKIITFNYQKFNEEVSSTRTVRPLAIREHNSRWYMVAEEVADAEKTRKSFGLDRIIGPIVCTDATFEYPTDFDIKTHLDHVFGLGDGSSQNIEKVQLLFNPITAKYIKTLPLHKSQQEIVNTKYKDGVLMEYQLVINRELVHEIVKLGAEVKVIQPTSLKNKVKEVLQNALKQYQ from the coding sequence ATGTCTAATAAAATCCGTTTTTTTCAACGTTATTTTTTTATAATCGATTTGCTCAATCGCCGTAAGCTAAACGTGCAAGAATTGGTAGATCAGATTGCTGAAAATTTTAAAGATTATAGTTCAAGCTATTCAAGCAGAACTTTATCTCGTGATTTGTCAGATATAAAAGAAATTTTCGGGTTCGAAATTTCTTTTAATCGTTCGGGCAAATATTACGAAATAGAAAAAGGCTTTCATGATGATGAAGATCAGAAAAAACATAAGTTGTTAGAATCCTTGCAACTTTTTCAATTAGCAAGCAATCACAACCAATACAAAGATATTTTAGTTTTTGAGCAACGTAAGTTTGAAGGTTTTCATTACATAGCCGATATTTTAACTGCTATTCGCGATTCTAAAATTATAACATTCAACTACCAAAAGTTTAATGAAGAGGTTTCTAGCACTCGTACAGTACGTCCGTTAGCCATTCGCGAGCATAATTCACGTTGGTACATGGTTGCAGAAGAAGTTGCTGATGCAGAAAAAACAAGAAAAAGTTTCGGTTTAGACCGAATTATCGGCCCAATTGTTTGTACAGATGCTACTTTTGAATATCCAACCGATTTTGACATTAAAACCCATTTAGATCATGTTTTTGGATTGGGCGATGGATCCTCTCAAAACATAGAAAAAGTACAATTGTTGTTCAATCCCATTACAGCAAAATATATTAAAACTTTACCTTTACATAAATCACAACAAGAAATTGTAAATACAAAATACAAAGACGGCGTTTTAATGGAATATCAATTGGTAATCAACCGCGAATTGGTTCACGAAATTGTAAAATTGGGCGCAGAAGTTAAGGTCATTCAGCCAACAAGTTTAAAAAACAAAGTGAAAGAAGTTTTACAAAATGCTTTAAAGCAATATCAATAA